The following proteins are encoded in a genomic region of Amycolatopsis sulphurea:
- a CDS encoding SRPBCC family protein — MILENTLDLPGDPDTVFALLNDVERMAGCLPGATLDGQDGDAYLGKVKVKVGPVSAAYSGKVRFTEVARDERRLRLSARGADSHGSGDAEADVTVTIEAAPGGSVLKLHTDLVIRGKIAQFGKGAISAVSNRILDQFARNLAGLLHPGGGPAQATTAPAPTAAPEALDGLAMFLSPQAKRYLAIAAAGALGLFQGWLLGRIRTQDKLIEELRRDR, encoded by the coding sequence ATGATCCTGGAGAACACCCTCGACCTGCCGGGCGATCCGGACACCGTGTTCGCGTTGCTCAACGACGTCGAGCGCATGGCCGGCTGCCTGCCCGGCGCGACGCTCGACGGCCAGGACGGCGACGCTTACCTCGGCAAGGTGAAGGTGAAGGTCGGCCCGGTCAGCGCGGCGTACTCGGGCAAGGTCCGGTTCACCGAGGTCGCCCGGGACGAACGCCGGCTGCGCCTGTCCGCGCGCGGTGCGGACAGCCACGGCAGCGGTGACGCCGAGGCGGACGTCACCGTCACCATCGAGGCGGCGCCGGGCGGTTCGGTGCTGAAGCTGCACACCGATCTGGTCATCCGCGGGAAGATCGCGCAGTTCGGCAAGGGCGCGATCAGCGCGGTGTCGAACCGGATCCTCGACCAGTTCGCGCGGAACCTCGCCGGGCTGTTGCACCCCGGCGGCGGCCCGGCCCAGGCGACCACCGCCCCCGCACCGACCGCGGCCCCGGAAGCGCTCGACGGTCTGGCGATGTTCCTTTCACCGCAGGCGAAACGCTATCTCGCCATAGCCGCGGCAGGTGCGCTCGGGCTGTTCCAGGGCTGGCTGCTCGGGCGGATCCGCACCCAGGACAAGCTGATCGAGGAGCTGCGCCGTGACCGATGA
- a CDS encoding FAD-dependent monooxygenase: MTAKQSFEVVIAGGGLGGLCAALSLRQRGLRTTVVEAAPQLGEIGAGIQTAPNASRILLGLGLRARLERIRCEPQDQVRRRWADGSIIAQLPLGQRVVEQYGAPYWHYHRADLHSVLLDACVDPDGPGPVVQLATDARVTGLDRTDPQRPAVCTADGRRFAGDVVVGADGIRSAVRDLAGFEDTLAFSGEMAYRALIPGDLIAADPATRFLLDRYHSTIWYGPGKHLVHYMIRGGEYLNVVAIVPCTENVARDWSAPATAEQLAAEYADWDDRVPTMLVKAKDDVSVWAMYRRRRDPVWVDERVALLGDACHAMLPYQAQGASQAMEDAAVLAEELGQVTRDGIDAALARYVHRRAKHAGMVQDASLQNMRFYHLPDGPEQRERDEKLRSFDGESDVSYDWLWNGTPLRDPDNESIHYQFAR, encoded by the coding sequence GTGACGGCCAAGCAGTCCTTCGAGGTGGTGATCGCCGGGGGTGGGCTCGGCGGTCTCTGTGCGGCGTTGTCCTTGCGGCAGCGGGGTCTGCGGACCACCGTCGTGGAGGCGGCGCCCCAGCTGGGCGAGATCGGCGCGGGTATCCAGACCGCGCCGAACGCGAGCCGGATCCTGCTCGGGCTCGGGCTGCGGGCGCGGCTGGAGCGGATCCGGTGCGAACCGCAGGACCAGGTCCGGCGCCGCTGGGCGGACGGCAGCATCATCGCGCAGCTGCCGCTCGGGCAGCGGGTCGTCGAGCAGTACGGCGCACCCTACTGGCACTACCACCGCGCGGATCTGCACAGCGTGCTGCTGGACGCCTGCGTCGACCCGGACGGACCGGGACCGGTGGTGCAGCTGGCGACCGACGCCCGGGTGACCGGGCTGGACCGGACCGACCCGCAGCGGCCCGCGGTGTGCACGGCCGACGGGCGGCGGTTCGCCGGCGACGTCGTGGTGGGCGCGGACGGGATCCGTTCCGCGGTAAGGGATCTCGCCGGTTTCGAGGATACGCTCGCGTTCTCCGGGGAAATGGCCTACCGCGCGCTGATCCCGGGCGATCTGATCGCCGCCGACCCGGCCACCCGGTTCCTGCTCGACCGCTACCACTCCACGATCTGGTACGGGCCGGGCAAGCATCTCGTGCACTACATGATCCGCGGCGGCGAGTACCTGAACGTGGTCGCGATCGTGCCCTGCACCGAAAACGTCGCCCGGGACTGGAGCGCGCCGGCCACCGCGGAGCAGCTGGCCGCCGAGTACGCCGACTGGGACGACCGGGTGCCCACCATGCTCGTCAAGGCCAAGGACGACGTCTCGGTCTGGGCGATGTACCGGCGCCGGCGCGATCCGGTCTGGGTGGACGAGCGCGTGGCATTGCTCGGCGACGCGTGCCATGCGATGCTCCCCTACCAGGCACAAGGTGCCTCGCAGGCGATGGAGGACGCGGCCGTGCTCGCCGAGGAGCTGGGCCAGGTCACCCGGGACGGCATCGACGCGGCACTCGCGCGCTACGTGCACCGCCGGGCCAAGCACGCCGGGATGGTGCAGGACGCCTCCCTGCAGAACATGCGTTTCTACCATCTGCCCGACGGTCCCGAGCAACGCGAGCGCGACGAGAAGCTGCGCAGTTTCGACGGCGAGTCCGATGTGTCCTACGACTGGCTGTGGAACGGCACCCCGCTGCGCGACCCCGACAACGAATCCATCCACTACCAATTCGCCCGCTGA
- a CDS encoding xanthine dehydrogenase family protein molybdopterin-binding subunit produces MNAEFDGRRGRWIGAPVRRREDPRLVTGRGRFLDDIHLPGLLHAGFVRATVAHGRLREIDLTAVREVEGVVAAYSADDLELGDIVALLERPPEEFTPTTMPILARDKVRFVGEPVAIVVAKDPYAVEDGIEAARVHYDVLDAVVTEEAALAPDAPLVHEEAASNVLLDVTSFDTPGVDEAFEDSDCVIELVTTSARQNALPLETRGAIASWDDRDEQLLVQTCTQVPHQVRTVVARSMRVPEQSVRVTVPDMGGGFGQKCVVGREEVAVAAAAKRLGRPVKWIEDRRDALTAGFLAREQRYRTRAAFTAEGRLIALDADIVCDMGAYSCYPFTVGIEPLMAAAEMPSVYRIPAYRVRARAITSTKAPTAPYRGVSRPQYVMVMERIMDLAGRRLGLDPVEIRRRNLITEFPYHGVNNVTYDPGSYLESLELGEKILRDEGWYELREQAAAEGRHIGIGYSCFSERTGYGSEAFAKRKMSVVPGFDLSEIRMDLTGSVVVTSGTMNHGQSHETTFAQLVAERLGIDIAKVKLRQGDTERIPYGWGTFASRSVTIGGSAVATAATRLGEQLCVIAAHLLGTRVENVELDGDGGVIRLDDPAQRMTFEELADVAYLRSHLLPKETPPTLTATAAFDVPGDGTFSNATHAVVVEADPGTGGVRILRYACVEDCGVVINPQVVDGQARGGIAQGIAGALFEEVGYAENGEPSAASFIDYLVPTAAEIPDISVDHLETPCAFTESGAKGAGEGGTIGAPAAVLNAVNDLLWHTGVQLESTPIHPESVLTALTGADRTEKAGTPV; encoded by the coding sequence GTGAACGCGGAGTTCGACGGCCGCCGTGGCCGTTGGATCGGCGCGCCGGTGCGGCGACGCGAGGACCCGCGTCTGGTCACCGGCCGCGGGCGATTCCTCGACGACATCCACCTGCCCGGGTTGCTGCACGCCGGGTTCGTGCGGGCCACCGTCGCACACGGCCGGCTCCGCGAGATCGACCTCACCGCGGTACGCGAGGTCGAAGGCGTGGTCGCTGCGTACTCGGCGGACGACCTCGAACTCGGTGATATCGTCGCGCTCCTCGAACGGCCGCCCGAGGAGTTCACGCCGACCACGATGCCGATCCTCGCCCGGGACAAGGTGCGCTTCGTCGGTGAGCCGGTCGCCATCGTCGTCGCGAAGGATCCATACGCGGTCGAGGACGGCATCGAAGCCGCGCGCGTGCACTACGACGTACTCGACGCAGTGGTCACCGAAGAAGCCGCGTTGGCACCGGATGCTCCCCTGGTGCACGAAGAGGCAGCGAGCAACGTGCTGCTCGACGTGACCTCATTCGACACTCCGGGCGTCGACGAAGCGTTCGAGGACAGCGATTGCGTGATCGAACTCGTCACCACCAGCGCCCGGCAGAACGCCCTGCCGCTGGAGACACGCGGCGCGATCGCCTCCTGGGACGACCGCGACGAGCAGCTGCTGGTCCAGACCTGCACTCAGGTACCGCACCAGGTCCGCACGGTGGTGGCGCGGTCCATGCGCGTTCCGGAGCAGTCGGTGCGGGTCACCGTGCCGGACATGGGCGGGGGTTTCGGCCAGAAATGCGTTGTCGGGCGGGAAGAAGTCGCGGTGGCCGCGGCCGCCAAGCGGCTCGGCCGTCCGGTGAAATGGATCGAAGACCGGCGAGACGCGCTCACCGCGGGTTTCCTCGCGCGTGAACAGCGATACCGCACGCGTGCGGCGTTCACCGCCGAGGGCAGGCTGATCGCACTCGACGCGGACATCGTCTGCGACATGGGCGCCTACTCCTGCTACCCGTTCACCGTCGGCATCGAGCCGCTGATGGCGGCGGCGGAAATGCCGTCGGTGTACCGGATTCCGGCCTACCGGGTGCGTGCGCGGGCGATCACCAGCACCAAGGCGCCGACCGCGCCGTACCGCGGGGTCAGCCGGCCGCAGTACGTGATGGTGATGGAACGGATCATGGATCTGGCCGGGCGCAGGCTCGGGCTCGACCCGGTGGAGATCCGCCGCCGCAACCTGATCACCGAATTCCCTTACCACGGCGTCAACAACGTCACCTATGACCCGGGCAGCTACCTGGAATCCCTGGAACTGGGCGAAAAGATCCTGCGCGACGAGGGCTGGTACGAGCTGCGTGAGCAGGCCGCCGCCGAGGGCCGTCACATCGGCATCGGCTACAGCTGCTTCTCCGAGCGGACCGGCTACGGTTCGGAAGCGTTCGCCAAGCGCAAGATGTCCGTCGTCCCGGGGTTCGACCTGTCCGAGATCCGGATGGACCTCACCGGTTCGGTCGTGGTCACCAGCGGCACGATGAACCACGGCCAGTCGCACGAGACGACGTTCGCCCAGCTCGTCGCCGAACGGCTCGGTATCGACATCGCCAAGGTCAAGCTGCGCCAGGGCGACACCGAGCGGATCCCCTACGGCTGGGGCACCTTCGCCTCGCGGTCGGTGACCATCGGCGGTTCGGCGGTGGCGACCGCGGCCACCCGGCTCGGCGAACAGCTGTGCGTGATCGCCGCGCATCTGCTGGGCACCCGCGTGGAGAACGTGGAACTCGACGGCGACGGCGGCGTGATCCGGCTCGACGACCCCGCCCAGCGGATGACCTTCGAGGAGCTCGCCGACGTCGCCTACCTGCGCAGCCACCTGCTGCCCAAGGAGACCCCGCCGACGCTGACCGCCACCGCCGCGTTCGACGTCCCGGGTGACGGCACGTTCTCCAACGCCACGCACGCCGTGGTGGTCGAGGCCGATCCGGGCACCGGCGGAGTGAGGATCCTGCGCTACGCCTGTGTCGAGGACTGCGGGGTGGTGATCAACCCCCAGGTCGTGGATGGACAGGCGCGCGGCGGGATCGCCCAGGGCATCGCGGGCGCGCTGTTCGAGGAGGTCGGGTACGCCGAGAACGGCGAGCCTTCCGCGGCGAGCTTCATCGACTACCTGGTGCCGACCGCGGCGGAGATCCCGGACATCTCCGTGGACCATCTCGAAACCCCGTGCGCGTTCACCGAGAGCGGTGCCAAGGGCGCGGGCGAGGGCGGCACCATCGGCGCCCCCGCGGCCGTGCTGAACGCGGTCAACGATCTGTTGTGGCACACCGGTGTCCAGCTGGAGAGCACACCGATCCACCCGGAATCGGTGCTGACGGCGCTCACCGGCGCGGACCGGACGGAGAAGGCGGGCACCCCGGTATGA
- a CDS encoding MFS transporter: MRTGDQVVQDLPWRWRVQGKIFLIGGLGYMFDAWDVALNGFLTPLVGTEFGLSAGGKGLVATANLIGMAVGAVAWGTVADRIGRKRAFSITLLLFAFFSVLAALSPNIEVFLALRFLAGVGLGGCIPVDYAIVSEFSPRRQRGRVLSAMDGWWPIGTTLAGASATLLLPVSGNWRWMLVLMILPALLLFWARRGVPESPLYLVRKGREAEARLVINDLVARTGAKPEPYRIPPPVVEDTRGRGLFAAVDQLRRVWTFNPRITGVAWALFVSVMLVYYAALSWMPSILRAQGFGEIAAFGSTTLMNALGVVGVAIAILLVDRVGRKRIIAVAGPLTAVTLVIFSLVLGSAGAAVAAIAAFGLFSLVVIPVMYAYVSELYPTELRASGFGWASSASRAVTGFAPLLFGSVLWPVLGLPLTFALLGVLVVAAVLFMLFAAPETRGRELDRITTEAEPAAPVLEVNP, encoded by the coding sequence ATGCGTACCGGAGACCAGGTCGTCCAGGACCTGCCATGGAGATGGCGGGTACAAGGGAAGATCTTCCTGATCGGTGGCCTCGGCTACATGTTCGATGCCTGGGACGTCGCCCTCAACGGGTTCCTGACCCCGTTGGTGGGCACTGAATTCGGCCTGTCCGCCGGGGGAAAGGGATTGGTCGCCACGGCCAACCTGATCGGCATGGCGGTCGGCGCCGTGGCCTGGGGCACGGTCGCGGACCGGATCGGCCGCAAGCGCGCGTTCAGCATCACGCTGCTGCTGTTCGCCTTCTTCTCGGTGCTCGCCGCGCTCTCGCCGAACATCGAGGTGTTCCTGGCCCTGCGGTTCCTCGCCGGGGTCGGGCTCGGTGGCTGTATTCCGGTGGACTACGCGATCGTCAGCGAATTCTCGCCACGGCGCCAGCGTGGCCGGGTACTGTCCGCAATGGACGGATGGTGGCCGATCGGGACCACATTGGCCGGTGCGTCGGCGACGCTGCTGCTGCCGGTCTCCGGGAACTGGCGCTGGATGCTGGTGCTGATGATCCTGCCCGCGCTGCTGTTGTTCTGGGCGCGCCGCGGGGTGCCGGAGTCACCGTTGTACTTGGTGCGCAAGGGCCGCGAGGCGGAGGCCCGGCTGGTGATCAACGATCTGGTCGCCCGCACCGGTGCGAAGCCGGAGCCGTACCGGATCCCGCCGCCGGTCGTCGAGGACACCCGTGGCCGCGGCCTGTTCGCCGCGGTCGACCAGCTCCGTCGCGTGTGGACGTTCAATCCGCGGATCACCGGGGTCGCCTGGGCGCTGTTCGTCTCGGTCATGCTGGTCTACTACGCCGCGCTGAGCTGGATGCCCTCGATCCTGCGGGCGCAGGGGTTCGGCGAGATCGCCGCGTTCGGCTCGACCACGCTGATGAACGCGCTCGGAGTGGTCGGTGTGGCGATCGCGATCCTGCTGGTGGACCGGGTGGGCCGCAAGCGGATCATCGCCGTGGCCGGCCCGCTCACCGCGGTCACGCTGGTGATCTTCTCCCTGGTGCTGGGTTCGGCCGGGGCGGCGGTGGCGGCGATCGCCGCGTTCGGCTTATTCTCGCTGGTGGTGATCCCGGTGATGTACGCCTACGTTTCCGAGCTGTACCCGACGGAGCTGCGCGCGTCCGGGTTCGGCTGGGCCTCCTCGGCCAGCCGGGCGGTAACCGGATTCGCCCCGCTGTTGTTCGGCAGTGTGCTGTGGCCGGTGCTCGGGCTGCCGCTGACCTTCGCGCTCCTGGGTGTGCTGGTCGTCGCAGCGGTGCTGTTCATGCTCTTCGCCGCGCCGGAAACGCGCGGCCGCGAACTGGACCGGATCACCACCGAAGCCGAGCCGGCGGCCCCGGTCCTCGAGGTCAATCCGTGA
- a CDS encoding FAD binding domain-containing protein: MKPAAFEYHRAHDVADALGLLAGLAARGREPKLLAGGQSLLPMMNFRLARPSDLVDLGRLRELPELTAIEQTGARLRLGAMVTHRQVELAGLGAGFAVLSRAMRYVGHLPIRSRGTVGGSLVHGDATAEWCLLALLLDAVVVAEGPGRRREIPASEMFHGFYTTAVEPDEVVTQVRFTRPSPRAELTEFARRAGDFATVAAAVSLDDGRVVLGGVAPAPIRVPEAEEVLAGAEPGPDLFAACGRAAAEAIDPPSDAAGSADYRRALTRTLVTRSLTRAWQNGGNA, encoded by the coding sequence GTGAAACCTGCCGCTTTCGAGTACCACCGGGCGCACGACGTCGCCGACGCGCTGGGCCTGCTCGCCGGGCTCGCCGCGCGGGGGCGGGAGCCGAAGCTGCTCGCCGGCGGGCAGAGCCTGCTGCCGATGATGAACTTCCGGCTGGCCCGGCCCAGCGATCTGGTCGATCTCGGCCGGCTGCGGGAGCTGCCGGAGCTGACCGCGATCGAGCAAACCGGGGCGCGGCTGCGGCTCGGCGCGATGGTCACCCATCGTCAGGTCGAGCTGGCCGGGCTCGGAGCGGGGTTCGCGGTGCTGAGCCGGGCCATGCGTTACGTCGGGCACCTGCCGATCCGGTCCCGCGGCACGGTCGGCGGCAGTCTCGTGCACGGCGACGCGACCGCGGAGTGGTGCCTGCTCGCCCTGCTGCTGGACGCGGTGGTGGTCGCCGAAGGCCCGGGCAGACGCAGAGAGATCCCGGCGAGCGAGATGTTCCACGGCTTCTACACCACCGCCGTCGAGCCGGACGAAGTGGTCACGCAGGTGCGGTTCACCCGGCCGTCGCCCCGGGCGGAGCTGACCGAGTTCGCCCGCCGGGCCGGGGATTTCGCCACGGTCGCGGCCGCGGTGTCGCTGGATGACGGACGGGTGGTGCTCGGCGGGGTCGCACCCGCGCCGATCCGGGTGCCCGAAGCGGAAGAGGTACTCGCCGGGGCGGAGCCGGGGCCGGACCTGTTCGCCGCGTGCGGACGGGCCGCGGCCGAGGCGATCGACCCGCCCAGCGACGCGGCGGGCAGCGCGGATTACCGCCGCGCACTGACGAGAACACTGGTCACGCGCAGCCTCACCCGAGCCTGGCAGAACGGAGGGAACGCATGA
- a CDS encoding isochorismatase family protein codes for MTDDPGLHGAETDRTYARAGFGAKVPRGDRPALVVVDLTRGFTEPDFPTGADLSAEVAAAGELVRAAHASGVPVIYTAIGYAPSEVDSIAWLRKAPGMRSLLDGSEEVALDPRLERRDSDQLIVKKGASAFHGTGLAALLSALHVDTVVVCGATTSGCVRATAVDSVQSGFDTLVVAEACGDRAQGPHDAALFDLQAKYADVVSLAEGRSVLAPERPARIAFAGNERLLTPSALADLEATSVWVRSGDLRLHLLDYGPDHATPLVILPGITSPAVTMDFVARELTDLVRPLVLDLRGRGLSDDGPPDGYDLASYAADVEAVLDELGLQRPILLGHSMGARIAAQVAVSGRPALGGLILVDPPMSGPDRPYPTTLATFLSQLEQARRGTDADEVATHWPTWPRREQELRARWLASCSPAAIAGTHAGFESEQFLPLWTKLTLPTTLLFGTQSPVVTETDVAELGRSNPRHRLIGVAGAGHMVFWDQPSAALRALRALLPAQ; via the coding sequence GTGACCGATGACCCAGGACTCCACGGAGCCGAGACCGACCGCACATACGCCCGCGCGGGCTTCGGCGCGAAGGTACCCCGCGGGGATCGGCCGGCGCTCGTCGTGGTCGATCTGACCCGCGGCTTCACCGAACCGGATTTCCCTACCGGAGCGGACCTTTCCGCCGAGGTCGCCGCTGCGGGTGAACTCGTCCGGGCCGCACACGCGAGCGGGGTGCCGGTGATCTACACCGCGATCGGCTACGCACCGTCCGAAGTGGACTCGATTGCCTGGCTGCGCAAAGCACCCGGCATGCGCAGCCTGCTCGACGGCAGCGAAGAGGTCGCCCTGGACCCCCGGCTCGAACGACGGGACTCGGACCAGCTGATCGTCAAGAAGGGCGCGTCAGCCTTCCACGGCACCGGATTGGCCGCGCTGCTCAGCGCGTTGCATGTGGACACCGTGGTGGTCTGCGGCGCCACCACGTCCGGCTGCGTCCGCGCGACGGCGGTGGACAGCGTGCAGTCCGGCTTCGACACGCTCGTCGTCGCGGAGGCCTGCGGAGATCGCGCGCAGGGGCCACACGACGCCGCGCTGTTCGATCTGCAGGCCAAGTACGCCGACGTCGTCTCGCTGGCCGAAGGCCGGTCCGTGCTCGCTCCCGAAAGGCCGGCCCGGATAGCGTTCGCCGGCAACGAACGGCTGCTCACGCCCTCTGCGCTGGCCGACCTCGAAGCGACCAGCGTGTGGGTCCGATCCGGCGATCTGCGGCTGCATCTGCTCGACTACGGCCCGGACCACGCGACACCGCTGGTCATCCTGCCCGGGATCACCAGCCCGGCCGTGACCATGGATTTCGTCGCCCGCGAGCTGACCGATTTGGTCCGGCCGCTGGTCCTGGACCTGCGGGGCCGCGGGCTTTCCGACGACGGCCCGCCGGACGGGTACGACCTCGCCTCGTACGCGGCGGACGTCGAGGCCGTGCTCGACGAACTCGGCCTGCAGCGGCCGATCCTGCTCGGGCATTCGATGGGCGCGCGGATCGCTGCGCAGGTCGCGGTGTCCGGCCGGCCCGCGCTCGGCGGCCTGATCCTGGTGGACCCGCCGATGAGCGGCCCGGACCGGCCCTACCCGACCACGCTGGCGACGTTCCTGTCCCAGCTCGAACAGGCCCGCCGGGGCACGGACGCGGACGAGGTGGCCACGCACTGGCCCACCTGGCCCCGCCGGGAGCAGGAATTGCGGGCGCGCTGGCTGGCCTCCTGCTCCCCCGCCGCGATCGCGGGCACGCACGCCGGGTTCGAGTCCGAGCAGTTCCTTCCACTGTGGACAAAGCTCACGCTGCCCACGACCCTGCTGTTCGGCACGCAAAGCCCGGTCGTTACCGAGACGGACGTGGCCGAACTCGGCCGCAGCAACCCGCGCCACCGGCTGATCGGCGTGGCAGGCGCCGGGCACATGGTGTTCTGGGATCAGCCCTCGGCAGCCCTGCGCGCCCTCCGCGCGCTGCTGCCGGCCCAATAG
- a CDS encoding maleate cis-trans isomerase family protein, producing the protein MSRDHHVGLIVPSSNLTMETELPRMLRAREERYPEDRFVFHAARARMQHVTPEQLKAMNAQSERAAAELADARPDVVATACLVAIMAQGPGYHCTAEDAITAALRAEGAGAPVISSAGALLAGIAALGAKRVAIITPYLKPLTQAVVAYLEDAGVEVVDSLSLEVPDNLAVARLDPADLREHYRKLDLARADALVLSACVQMPSLPSIQPVEDAVGIPVLSAATATTFRILSELGLRPEVPGAGRLLSGKTLPA; encoded by the coding sequence ATGAGCCGGGACCACCACGTCGGGCTGATCGTGCCCAGCTCGAACCTCACCATGGAGACCGAGCTGCCACGGATGCTGCGGGCGCGCGAGGAGCGGTACCCGGAGGACCGTTTCGTGTTCCACGCGGCGCGGGCGCGGATGCAGCACGTCACGCCCGAGCAGCTGAAGGCGATGAACGCGCAGTCCGAACGCGCGGCGGCCGAACTCGCCGACGCCCGGCCCGACGTGGTGGCCACCGCGTGCCTGGTCGCGATCATGGCGCAGGGACCCGGTTATCACTGCACCGCCGAGGATGCGATCACGGCTGCGTTGCGAGCGGAGGGCGCCGGCGCGCCGGTCATCTCGTCCGCGGGCGCGCTGCTGGCCGGAATCGCCGCTCTCGGCGCGAAACGGGTCGCGATCATCACGCCGTATCTCAAGCCGCTCACCCAGGCTGTCGTCGCGTACCTGGAGGACGCCGGGGTCGAGGTGGTCGATTCGCTGTCCCTCGAAGTGCCGGACAACCTCGCGGTGGCCCGGCTCGATCCGGCCGATCTGCGGGAGCACTACCGGAAGCTCGACCTCGCCCGGGCGGACGCGCTGGTGCTCTCGGCGTGCGTGCAGATGCCGTCGCTGCCCTCGATCCAGCCGGTCGAGGACGCGGTCGGGATCCCGGTACTCTCCGCGGCGACGGCCACGACGTTCCGGATCCTGAGCGAACTCGGGCTCCGGCCGGAGGTCCCCGGGGCGGGCCGGCTCCTCAGCGGCAAGACTCTCCCGGCGTAA
- a CDS encoding leucyl aminopeptidase, translated as MDQNLFNDICLQQLRLSAVHEGETVVVLTRGGERAEYADAFLWAAQQLGAATYHVRLPSPASASGAWAVGDSGLARLPLAVDALKAADMVVDCTFLLFSEEQFAIQAAGTRILTAIEPPELLARLMPTKELRERVEIGAELLAKAKTMRITSPHGTDVTYQLGVYPTLSEYGYTDQPGRWDHWPAAFVFTGGSDEGVDGKIVLAPGDVLLPFNTYVQTPVELTIEQGFIRDIRGGAGSSGLDADLLRSYIESFHDPRGYGMSHVGWGLDERAHWHGLTQFPGGMGMELRSFYGNVMFSIGPNNELGGPNDTACHFDIPMRGNSLYLDEELIVDAGALTVPEMRPVAQR; from the coding sequence ATGGATCAGAACCTGTTCAACGACATCTGCCTGCAGCAGTTGCGGCTTTCCGCGGTACATGAGGGCGAGACCGTGGTCGTCCTGACCCGCGGCGGCGAACGCGCCGAGTACGCGGACGCGTTCCTCTGGGCCGCGCAGCAGCTCGGCGCAGCCACCTATCACGTGCGGCTACCCTCGCCCGCGAGCGCGTCCGGCGCGTGGGCGGTCGGCGACTCGGGGCTGGCCCGGCTGCCGCTCGCGGTCGATGCGCTGAAGGCCGCGGACATGGTGGTGGACTGCACTTTCCTGCTCTTCAGCGAGGAACAGTTCGCGATCCAGGCCGCGGGCACCCGGATCCTGACCGCGATCGAACCGCCCGAGCTGCTGGCCCGGCTGATGCCGACCAAGGAGCTGCGCGAGCGCGTCGAGATCGGCGCGGAGCTGCTGGCGAAGGCGAAGACCATGCGGATCACCAGCCCGCACGGCACCGACGTCACCTACCAGCTGGGCGTCTACCCGACACTGAGCGAGTACGGCTACACCGACCAGCCGGGCCGGTGGGACCACTGGCCCGCCGCGTTCGTTTTCACCGGCGGTTCCGACGAGGGGGTGGACGGCAAGATCGTGCTCGCCCCGGGTGACGTGCTGCTGCCGTTCAACACCTATGTGCAGACCCCGGTCGAGCTGACCATCGAGCAGGGTTTCATCCGCGACATCCGCGGTGGCGCCGGATCCTCCGGGCTGGACGCGGATCTGCTGCGCAGCTACATCGAGTCCTTCCACGACCCGCGCGGCTACGGCATGTCGCACGTCGGCTGGGGTCTCGACGAGCGGGCGCACTGGCACGGGCTGACCCAGTTCCCCGGCGGGATGGGCATGGAGCTGCGCAGCTTCTACGGCAACGTGATGTTCTCCATCGGCCCGAACAACGAGCTGGGCGGGCCGAACGACACCGCCTGCCACTTCGACATCCCGATGCGGGGCAACAGCCTGTACCTCGACGAAGAGCTGATCGTGGACGCGGGCGCGCTGACCGTGCCCGAGATGCGGCCGGTGGCGCAGCGATGA
- a CDS encoding (2Fe-2S)-binding protein yields MSGKHLIVLNVNGEEHELLVEPRWTLLDVLRHQVELTGTHVGCEHGVCGACTILLDEEPARACLMFAVQAEGYAIRTVESLGTPAEPSDLQQEFSARHGLQCGFCTPGFLMLAEGFLAQQPAPSREEIREAVSANLCRCTGYQTIVDAIEATARRRADRPDPEPEAVR; encoded by the coding sequence ATGAGCGGCAAGCACTTGATCGTCCTGAACGTCAACGGCGAAGAACACGAGCTGCTCGTCGAGCCACGGTGGACGCTGCTGGACGTGCTGCGGCACCAAGTGGAACTCACCGGCACGCACGTCGGCTGCGAGCACGGGGTGTGCGGCGCGTGCACAATCCTCCTCGACGAGGAACCGGCGCGGGCCTGCCTGATGTTCGCCGTGCAGGCCGAGGGTTACGCGATCCGGACCGTCGAATCGCTCGGCACGCCGGCCGAACCCAGCGATCTGCAGCAGGAATTCTCCGCGCGACACGGCCTGCAGTGCGGGTTCTGCACGCCGGGGTTCCTGATGCTGGCCGAAGGGTTCCTCGCCCAGCAGCCCGCACCCTCGCGCGAAGAGATCCGGGAAGCGGTGTCGGCGAATCTCTGCCGCTGCACCGGGTATCAGACCATCGTCGACGCGATCGAAGCGACCGCCCGCCGCCGCGCGGACCGGCCCGATCCCGAACCGGAGGCAGTCCGATGA